A genomic window from Xyrauchen texanus isolate HMW12.3.18 chromosome 15, RBS_HiC_50CHRs, whole genome shotgun sequence includes:
- the LOC127656147 gene encoding sodium channel subunit beta-2-like: MQYYAELILCFVILAVTHGVRHEILSISGEDVLLRCAASAKPDVQYRSVIWYKVIKEPSRQLTGLVMKKLTQSNSKVKKYKGVERDIELLEDSKYLLLPNVTTEDSGIYSCFLYAPLGHQNQEGEVHLKVCEHPKVEEMQSTKNDTIYVVVAITVLVLALLMLCISYVCVRNVPQGSKKLTKDFRLKMPHQGKKLIVTLQSKNVVCKTLPEVYV; encoded by the exons ATGCAATACTACGCGGAGTTAATCCTTTGCTTTGTCATATTAG CTGTGACGCATGGTGTCAGACATGAGATTCTCTCCATTAGCGGCGAGGACGTCCTTTTGCGCTGTGCTGCGTCAGCTAAGCCCGACGTCCAGTATCGGTCGGTGATATGGTACAAG GTTATTAAAGAGCCTTCCAGGCAGTTAACTGGTCTTGTAATGAAGAAACTGACTCAAAGCAATAGCaaagttaaaaaatataaagGCGTTGAACGAGATATAGAGTTACTCGAGGACTCAAAGTACCTTCTTCTGCCCAATGTGACTACAGAAGACAGCGGTATATACAGCTGTTTCCTTTACGCTCCCCTCGGGCATCAGAACCAGGAAGGCGAGGTGCATCTAAAGGTCTGTG AGCATCCTAAAGTAGAGGAAATGCAATCAACTAAAAACGATACAATTTATGTTGTGGTGGCTATCACAGTACTTGTGTTGGCACTCCTCATGCTGTGCATAAGCTAT GTTTGTGTTAGGAATGTACCCCAAGGCAGCAAGAAGCTCACTAAAGACTTTCGGCTGAAAATGCCTCATCAAGGCAAGAAATTAATCGTCACTTTGCAGTCCAAAAATGTGGTTTGCAAGACCTTACCTGAAGTCTATGTGTGA